TGAAGATGATTCAGTCGTACATCGAAACCCTGCGTGAGAATGCCTTCCGCATTCCGCGTGATATTGAAGCGGCTCAGGAGCAGTCCGAAGAGAAGCTGGGCGATGCGAAGAGTGCTTTTGTCTCCAAAGAGAAGAAAAAGAATGCTTATATTGAAGCAAAAATTCATGAGTACTGGCTGCATGCCGACGTGGAACGCAACGATCAGATGATCGAGTTCTATGAAGATCTGTATGAGTTGCTGAACCAGGAAAACAGCCGCATTTATAACGTATTTACCGAGACGCTGAACGCCCTTAGCTCGATATTCGCCAAGAACGGTGACCTGCTGACACGCGGCGAAGAACAAGCCGATCACAAAGGCAACAAAACATATTACTGGAACGTCGTAAGTGTACCGGATATCGTCAGTGTGGTGGACGGGCTATTGGATAAACGTGATACAGATGATCTGATCCGTGACTTCTCTCGTGAATTGCTGGAAAACTCCAGCCAGTGGGTGAAAGAAAACGAGATTGATATCGTCAGCTCCATCTCCGACTTCCTGAGTGAGAAATTCGGTGATCTGATTACCCGCTCCATGGAAGATTTCCTGGTGATCAAATACGGTCAGGATGAGTCAGTCGAGAAATTCGTGGAACGTTTCATTGCTGGCAAGTTGGATGATGAGGCTGTTCCGGTGTTCAATCTGAGCAACAGTACAGGCAGTCTGCATTTCCCTTCATGGGGATTTGTATCGGTACCGGCACAGGCACCAGGCATTCTGAAAGGGATTCGCAATTATCAGAACAATGCCGTGGGCAAGTCACATTTTACCGTTAAGGAAAGTGAAGTGCGTAACCGGATTTTCTGGCTGAATACCCGCAACGGGGTACCACTCTTTGTGTATACACCGCTTAAGGTATATGAGGAAAGTTATGAACGTACCATTTTGGACAAAGAAGGCATTGGTCGCCACTTGGTGCAAACGGAGAAAAACAACTGGACCTATCTGCCATCTCCGATTCCGGAGAAATCATGGGGAGATGTGTACGAGAATGCCCGCGTGAAGCAGTATAACGCCCGTGTGCGTAACGAATTCGAGCAGGCGCTTGGATACAACATCGTGACAGCCAAATCCATTGATGAGAATACAAGCAACCGGTATGCGATTGTGACAACAGAAGCGTTTGACCTGTCTGCTAAACTGGGGGCCTACGACATGCGTCTGACGTCCACCACGCCGAACCTGGGCGAAGTGAAGCGGGCGGTGATCGAGCTGAAACGTCTGCAATCCGAAGGGTTGCCACGTGTGGGAGTTAAGGATATTTTCGGCAGTATTAATGAAGATATGGCCAAAGAAAACCTGGTACGCTCTCCGCAGCTGATCGCGCGTGTACGTGAGGAACTGGCGAAGATGAATGCCATCTCGGCCAAAGTCGCGGAACTCGAAGGCATTCTTGCCCAGTACCAGGACGAAGAGCAGTGGTATGATCGCTTCATCGAAGCGTTATATACCGACACCATCGTCAAAAAAGGTGCGCTCTACGTCTATGACCGTGATCCGGAAGAAGACGCATGGGAGCCATTCGCGAACCTGATGAAGAGCCGTAACTTTGCCGAGTATGAAGTGTTTGGTAACTTCCGCGGCCTGGCGGAAAAAGACCGTAGTACACTGCTGCGTAAAGCCTCCCGTCGGGATAATGATCTGACGGCTTCAGAAGATATCACCCCATTGCTGACGAAGCTGGATGATCTGGCTGCGCTGTTCATGGAATCACGTGATCGTCTGGAGTATGAACGAGTAGAACTGGCTAACGGAGAAGACATCTATCAGTTCTACAGAACGATGTCGTCGAAGCTGAACGACATTCGCAGAAGGCTGAAGTAAGATGGCGGCCGGGATGGAGTTGGGCTCGAACAACACCCTGAAGCGTGATCTGGAGAAGTACGCGGTACAGTACGCAACAGAGCAGGAGCACCAAGGCAGCCTGGGTGATGGACGCAGCAGCATCCATTACCCAGCCTTGTTTCTGTTCGTGGGTGATCAGGTTGCACCTGCCGTGTCTGCGGTGAGGGAGATTAACCGGTTGAAATGGGATAATGGAGACGGTGTGGTCTACGTTCAGATTGGGACAGAAGATCAGGAAGCAGATCCGGGTGAAACGAGGAATGATGGCTCATCCTATGACGACGGGCAGGTAACTCTGCACCGCTTGCCACTGTCCACTGGGCAGAAGGAGCGACCGTCCAACACACGGCGTAAGGATGTGCACCGCAGTTTCCATGAATCGGATCAGGCGCTCTACGATCTGAATCGTACGCTTCGGCGGGTCAGTAACCGAATTGCCGAATATGGACGGTTATACTCGTCATTTGATCGGATTTACGTTACGGTGGTAACCAGAGCGGATGATCCGCTGAATGTATTGTTGCCAGAGCTCACCAAGCTGACGGAGACCATTTTGTCCCAAGCCTTCAAGTCGGTGCAGACGGATCTGCATGTATTGGTCAGTGAGATGGAACAGGTGGATTCCTTCGGGTATGCCAGCGCAGCAGGGCTTGCTTTTCTGCGGGAACTGGATTATATGCAATCCTTGGATTACACGTTCAGCGGTAAACTGTTGGTGACGGAAGATGGGATCTCCATTCCGGTTACACATCCTGCATCACCTTTATTCGATCTCGTCTATATATTGTCGGACAAAAATGAGCGTGGAACTGGCGTCCCCGGTGGCTGGATCGAAAATGCCGAGATTATCTGCCGGATCTGCCTGCTGAAGAACCGGAAGCAGGATACGGATCACTCGGGTACCGTCTCAAGCACAGGAGCGAACACGTACAACAATACATCCTTTAAAAACAATATTCGTACCACCTCTGATCAGCACGGTTATGCAAGCGCGGGTTTTGCTGAGATCAGGCGGCCCAACAAACCGATTGCGCTGACGGTGTTATACCACCTGTATCAGTATCTGCTCGCACGTATGCGGCAGGAGCCGGATTGGAGCATCAAGGACAAGCTCGCTTTCTTCGGACTGGATGCGGCCTCGGTGGAACGCAAAGTCGAAGGTCTGCTGCCCGATGAAGATCTGGTTAGTGGCATGAGCGGCATCATGACGCATAACGTTGGTTTCTCTGAGCTGAAGCCGCTCTCCCTACGTGAAGCGGAGAGAGCGTTGTTCGGACAAGGAGCCGAGTCATACTTCCGCGATAACGTAGTCCGACTTGTGGAGGAACGTGTGCGCGAGCGCAGCTCTAGCGGTTCCCTGCGCCGACAGGCCGAACAGTCCCGAGTGCAGCATCCA
The nucleotide sequence above comes from Paenibacillus sp. W2I17. Encoded proteins:
- a CDS encoding tubulin-like doman-containing protein; its protein translation is MKPIVREHIQQLDVSLGGGIVSEKIRVDTIDNPILIIGLGGTGIDALLRLKYQINRRFKLPQDPVSKKKMDKPDNVEFLAFETNEQDRAKKYKGIGLDPINEFVLLSNAEIGGLLQNRSVLEPYITDWLSPELSITDGMNGAAGVRQAGRLLLFTKINQVVQAIDKKIKTLSVGTNKKLMVFLLTGLSGGTGSGCFLDISYIVRGIIERDHGSAGIDRVNTLGYLFTPDVNLSNKSLSEHTREYIRKNGYAALKELDYWMNVDSRGERFTQKYGNILTVNSPLPPFNLCHLISATNTEGKLLENAYDYCMNVTAENITNFMASEEKQSGEEFAIHDYISNIRTNIAQMNKVYPANYDYNIIGASSAVLPIEEMTTYLAYRMFDKMNTMFSKAPNQEDTEKFARKLGIDLESVVKSFEARVPEPLPGYQNSERLSYGNVVKSQVVNMDTELEQNFLARAREEYIKAKKQLPGEIAGQFTEQIRRMFLHPEQGPFYVSRLIYTEKGFCVLKMIQSYIETLRENAFRIPRDIEAAQEQSEEKLGDAKSAFVSKEKKKNAYIEAKIHEYWLHADVERNDQMIEFYEDLYELLNQENSRIYNVFTETLNALSSIFAKNGDLLTRGEEQADHKGNKTYYWNVVSVPDIVSVVDGLLDKRDTDDLIRDFSRELLENSSQWVKENEIDIVSSISDFLSEKFGDLITRSMEDFLVIKYGQDESVEKFVERFIAGKLDDEAVPVFNLSNSTGSLHFPSWGFVSVPAQAPGILKGIRNYQNNAVGKSHFTVKESEVRNRIFWLNTRNGVPLFVYTPLKVYEESYERTILDKEGIGRHLVQTEKNNWTYLPSPIPEKSWGDVYENARVKQYNARVRNEFEQALGYNIVTAKSIDENTSNRYAIVTTEAFDLSAKLGAYDMRLTSTTPNLGEVKRAVIELKRLQSEGLPRVGVKDIFGSINEDMAKENLVRSPQLIARVREELAKMNAISAKVAELEGILAQYQDEEQWYDRFIEALYTDTIVKKGALYVYDRDPEEDAWEPFANLMKSRNFAEYEVFGNFRGLAEKDRSTLLRKASRRDNDLTASEDITPLLTKLDDLAALFMESRDRLEYERVELANGEDIYQFYRTMSSKLNDIRRRLK
- a CDS encoding transcription initiation factor TFIID, translating into MAAGMELGSNNTLKRDLEKYAVQYATEQEHQGSLGDGRSSIHYPALFLFVGDQVAPAVSAVREINRLKWDNGDGVVYVQIGTEDQEADPGETRNDGSSYDDGQVTLHRLPLSTGQKERPSNTRRKDVHRSFHESDQALYDLNRTLRRVSNRIAEYGRLYSSFDRIYVTVVTRADDPLNVLLPELTKLTETILSQAFKSVQTDLHVLVSEMEQVDSFGYASAAGLAFLRELDYMQSLDYTFSGKLLVTEDGISIPVTHPASPLFDLVYILSDKNERGTGVPGGWIENAEIICRICLLKNRKQDTDHSGTVSSTGANTYNNTSFKNNIRTTSDQHGYASAGFAEIRRPNKPIALTVLYHLYQYLLARMRQEPDWSIKDKLAFFGLDAASVERKVEGLLPDEDLVSGMSGIMTHNVGFSELKPLSLREAERALFGQGAESYFRDNVVRLVEERVRERSSSGSLRRQAEQSRVQHPEVGYFQWAVWSGSEPGSVREALLGLIRDKSMQLESARALLEQRQQERVEDQSFKRALFRDKQNVRNLIDCMLERVYIPKVELLRLENELHLLRIYDTEMEELHRFSRHITAALEALERTLRETAAQSIAAADEYIGQNVMEYYGKVTEELITELEAKRGRDVWFEDRYMGDMNRLATEGDDRLLKRLMEVCHSLLLTAEPLQLPFEEELLQRANVTIAYGDKDVLTRDDLFRRLYHTLEDQAVVRVRVFDYTQEHRYEEKYFFGDHHSAFMDYAAHAEETSRIYKLGVVYEERSSGVEKLNLMGGFHLEDLMVYRNGKVYYDSYTENGYELHPAGLVEKLSPMR